In one Streptomyces sp. NBC_00597 genomic region, the following are encoded:
- a CDS encoding saccharopine dehydrogenase NADP-binding domain-containing protein — protein sequence MNAENRQADESAGRDRTPERAHDLVLFGATGFVGALTAEYLAAHAPTDCRWALAGRDLGKLERLRERLTELDPGCASLPLLLVDAGDAAAVRDLAASTRVLATTVGPYVLYGAELVAACAAAGTDYVDLTGEPEFVDRTYVRHDARARETGARLVHACGFDSIPADLGAYFTVAQLPEGVPLRVDGFMRSNAAFSGGTLASALTAMGRGPQTLAAAHERRLHEPRLPQRRVRGPLGAPRYSRETGTWALPLPTLDPRIVTRSAAALERYGPDFRYRQYASVKHLPVAVGGVAAIGATVALAQLPAARRRLMSRWEPGSGPDAERRARSWFTVRFVGEGGGRRVFTEVSGGDPGYGETAKMLAESALCLAYDALPERAGQLTTAVAMGDALLDRLQKAGIRFRVVAVR from the coding sequence ATGAACGCAGAGAACCGGCAGGCCGACGAGTCCGCGGGACGTGACCGGACCCCCGAACGGGCCCATGACCTGGTGCTCTTCGGGGCGACCGGATTCGTCGGGGCCCTGACCGCCGAGTACCTCGCCGCGCACGCCCCCACCGACTGCCGGTGGGCCCTCGCCGGCCGCGACCTCGGCAAGCTGGAGCGGCTGCGCGAGCGGCTGACCGAACTCGACCCCGGGTGCGCGTCGCTGCCGCTGCTCCTCGTGGACGCCGGGGACGCGGCAGCCGTACGGGACCTGGCCGCCTCGACCCGGGTCCTGGCCACGACCGTCGGACCGTACGTCCTGTACGGGGCCGAGCTGGTCGCCGCCTGCGCCGCGGCGGGCACGGACTACGTGGACCTCACCGGCGAGCCGGAGTTCGTGGACCGGACGTACGTCCGGCACGACGCCCGGGCCCGGGAGACCGGCGCACGGCTCGTGCACGCCTGCGGCTTCGACTCGATCCCGGCCGACCTCGGCGCCTACTTCACGGTGGCGCAACTGCCGGAGGGCGTCCCGCTCCGGGTGGACGGGTTCATGCGGTCCAACGCGGCCTTCTCCGGCGGAACCCTCGCCTCCGCCCTGACCGCCATGGGCCGCGGGCCGCAGACCCTGGCCGCGGCGCACGAGCGCCGACTGCACGAGCCCCGGCTCCCGCAGCGGCGTGTACGAGGACCCCTGGGCGCACCGCGGTACAGCCGGGAGACCGGCACCTGGGCACTGCCGCTGCCGACCCTGGACCCCCGGATCGTGACCCGCTCGGCGGCCGCACTGGAGCGGTACGGGCCGGACTTCCGCTACCGGCAGTACGCCTCGGTCAAGCACCTCCCGGTCGCCGTCGGCGGTGTGGCCGCGATCGGCGCGACTGTGGCGCTGGCGCAGCTCCCGGCCGCGCGGCGCCGACTGATGAGTCGCTGGGAGCCGGGCAGCGGCCCGGACGCGGAGCGCCGGGCCCGCAGTTGGTTCACGGTCCGCTTCGTGGGCGAGGGCGGCGGCCGGCGCGTGTTCACCGAGGTCTCGGGCGGCGACCCGGGCTACGGGGAGACCGCCAAAATGCTGGCGGAGTCGGCGCTGTGCCTCGCCTACGACGCCCTACCGGAGCGGGCGGGCCAGCTCACCACGGCCGTGGCGATGGGCGACGCCCTGCTGGACCGGCTCCAGAAGGCCGGCATCCGCTTCCGGGTGGTGGCGGTGCGGTAA